TTCCAGTGTTCTCCCTTCCATCTCAACAGCGCCTTCTATCCGATCAGGACGCATCTCGACGAGGTGCTGCAGATCAGTGGTGACAGTCCTGTTGATGTCAGGCTCGACAAGCTGGAGGCGCTGATCGTCGGGCGCTATGGCTTGCCGCTCTCCGATGTGCGCTTCATCGCCGGCATGATGTCCATCCCGTGTGACGCCCGTTATGGCGCGCTCGACATATCGCCACGGCTCGCCAAGGAGGAGACGGTCCGCGTGATGGAGGACATGGTGGCCGCCGCCGCCCGCTTGCGCCACACGCTGTTGCTGTTCGAGGACATGCACTGGGCCGATCCGACGACGCTCGAGACTTTGGAAAGGCTGATCGGCAAGCTCGCCGGCATACCCTTGTTGATCGTCGCCACCTATCGGCCGGAGTTCGAGCCGCACTGGTCGCGTCATGTCGATGTCGCGGTCCTCAATCTTGCCAAGCTCACTGCTCAGCAAAGCAAGGAAATGATCGGGCGGCTGGCCGAGGGCAAGTCGCTGCCGGCCGAGATCGTCGAGCGCATCATCGCCAAGACCGATGGCGTGCCGCTCTTCGTCGAGGAGCTGACGCGCAACATCCTGGAATCGGGCGGACTGGTCGAGGCGGGCGGGCGCTATGTCTATGCCGGCGACGCTTTGGGCTTCGCCATCCCGGAAACCCTTCGCGACTCGCTTGCCGCGCGTCTCGACCGATTGGCCAAGGCGAGGCCGGTCGCCCAGATCGGCTCGGTGGCCGGGCGCACCTTCAGTTTTGAGCTTTTGGCGGCGCTCAATCAGATGGACGATGCGTCTCTGGCTGAGGGCCTGGCGGAATTGACCGCTTCGGGTCTTGCGGTGAGTACAGGCACCGCACCCGGACCGGTGTCGTATACATTCAAGCATGCGCTGGTCCAGGACGTGGCTTATGACTCCCTTTTGCGCAGCCAGCGCAAACCGCTGCATGCGCGGATCGCCCAGGTGCTGGAGGAACGCCATCCCGAGACGCGCGATCGCGAGCCCGAGCTGCTCGCGCATCATTATACGGCGGCGGATGATCCGGCCGCCGCAGCACCGCTCTGGCTCAAGGCGGGCGAGGTGGCCATGCAGCGCTTCGCCGTGCCGGAGGCCGTCAGCCATTTGCACAAGGGCATCAATCTGCTCGAGACCGCGTCGCCGGGTCCTGAACGCGACCTGCTGGAGTTGCGGTTTCGCGCCTCTCTGGGTCCGGCGCTGGTCGCCGGGCGCGGCTGGGGGCATCCGGAACTGAGCGCGGTGCTGGAGCCCGCCTGGGCGCTCGCCCACCGGCATCGGCATCGCCAGGCCTATCTGCCGATCCTGAATGCGCTTTGGGTGCATACAATGTGCGTCGACCGTCTCGACGTGTCATTGCGCTGGGCCGAGAAGCTGCTCGAAGTCGGCGTCGAGACGGGCGACGAAAACCTGGTCGTCGTCGGTCATCGCGCGATTTCGGGGTCGGCTTTCTGGCAGGGCCGGTTCGATCTGGCCAAGGCGCATGGCGACAAGCTTCTGGCGATGTATGATGCTGAAAGGCACCGGCACATCGCACAGCTCACCAATACCGATCCCTTGACCGGCGAAGGCATCTACCGGGCGCAATATCTCTGGATCATCGGCTATCCGGACCAGGCGGTGGCGGCGAGCAACGAAAGAGACGATCATGCCCGCCGCCGCAATCATCCCTTCGACCTCGCCTTCTCGCTGACGCTCGGTGCGCAGGTTTTCGATTTCCTGTGCGAGCCAGATGAGTTGCTGGCGCGCGCCGAAGAGGCCGACAGTGTCGGCCGCCGCTTCGGCGTCTCGCTCTTCTTCGAGGTCATGGCGGAGATCAGCCGCGGCATCGCATGGCTCAGGGCTGGACGCCATAGCGACAGCGCCATGCGCATCGACCGGGCCATCACGCGTCTTGCCGCGACCGGCCACCGCATCTGGATTGCCTATTTGCGGGCGCTCCAGGCTGAGGCGCTGGCACTTGGCGGCGACCTCGATACCGCCGATCGGCTTGTCGATGAAAGCATCGCCAGGATCAGGGCGGGCGAGGAACGTTGCCACCTAGCCGAGGTGCTGCGCCTCAAGGGCTGGCTGCTGGCGCAACGGGGCAGGCTGGATGAGGCGGAGGGGCGGCTTTACGAGGCGATTGCCTTGGCGCGCGCGCAAGGGGCGAAATCCTGGGAGCTGCGCGCCACGACGACTTTCGCGCGGCTTCTCGCCGATCGCGGCGAGCATGAGCGGGCCTTCGACATACTGGCGGCCATCCACGGCTGGTTCAGCGAAGGATTCGCCAGCCGGGATTTGAAGGCGGCCGCGACTTTGCTCGACGAGCTTCGGCTGCATATCAGCAAGGGAGGAATGAGGAATGCCGGGTGACAAGCACAAGACCGACGAGATGGCCATCCGCCGCCTGGATGAGGAGTGGGGCAAGGCCGCGACGGCCAAGGATCTCGAAGCCGTGGTGAGTTTCTACGCGCCTGACGGTTCGCTGGTCTGGCCGGG
This genomic stretch from Nordella sp. HKS 07 harbors:
- a CDS encoding adenylate/guanylate cyclase domain-containing protein, encoding MTSLTEWLNERGFAEHAQLFADNDVDLATLLLLTDGNLKELGLSFGARKRLLNALAEYKAARPEPMARAEERRQLTVMFCDMVGFTALAQRIDPEVLKDVVRGYEDACAACIARYEGYLFQRLGDGIVAFFGFPLAHEREAERAIRAGLDIIDAMTRFKSPDGSRLEVRIGIATGIVVVSADGRTAVSETMNLAARLQSVAQKGTLAVSSKVRKLAGDAFDYEDLGAHSLKGITLPVHIYRALGLASAESRQAKDKPLIGRGAEMETLLDKWRSVQDGGKGFTVNVCGEPGIGKSRIADALCACLEHENAQIWRFQCSPFHLNSAFYPIRTHLDEVLQISGDSPVDVRLDKLEALIVGRYGLPLSDVRFIAGMMSIPCDARYGALDISPRLAKEETVRVMEDMVAAAARLRHTLLLFEDMHWADPTTLETLERLIGKLAGIPLLIVATYRPEFEPHWSRHVDVAVLNLAKLTAQQSKEMIGRLAEGKSLPAEIVERIIAKTDGVPLFVEELTRNILESGGLVEAGGRYVYAGDALGFAIPETLRDSLAARLDRLAKARPVAQIGSVAGRTFSFELLAALNQMDDASLAEGLAELTASGLAVSTGTAPGPVSYTFKHALVQDVAYDSLLRSQRKPLHARIAQVLEERHPETRDREPELLAHHYTAADDPAAAAPLWLKAGEVAMQRFAVPEAVSHLHKGINLLETASPGPERDLLELRFRASLGPALVAGRGWGHPELSAVLEPAWALAHRHRHRQAYLPILNALWVHTMCVDRLDVSLRWAEKLLEVGVETGDENLVVVGHRAISGSAFWQGRFDLAKAHGDKLLAMYDAERHRHIAQLTNTDPLTGEGIYRAQYLWIIGYPDQAVAASNERDDHARRRNHPFDLAFSLTLGAQVFDFLCEPDELLARAEEADSVGRRFGVSLFFEVMAEISRGIAWLRAGRHSDSAMRIDRAITRLAATGHRIWIAYLRALQAEALALGGDLDTADRLVDESIARIRAGEERCHLAEVLRLKGWLLAQRGRLDEAEGRLYEAIALARAQGAKSWELRATTTFARLLADRGEHERAFDILAAIHGWFSEGFASRDLKAAATLLDELRLHISKGGMRNAG